One Aquarana catesbeiana isolate 2022-GZ linkage group LG06, ASM4218655v1, whole genome shotgun sequence genomic region harbors:
- the FOXL3 gene encoding forkhead box L3, producing the protein MFDHSQYPYNCFNYDGDDYPTCSSDEEKKCTRPAYSYIALIAMAIQQSPDSRVTLSGIYDFIMKKFPYYRSNQRAWQNSIRHNLSLNSCFIKVPRTEGNEKGKGNYWSFASGCESMLDLFENGNYKRRRRRRNMKKCQKDRKQMLAKTLHSGEYTIIGSSEHLAPCHELRPEPRTQGDSDGLFSTGISSRQSQTSSSGLGKADEIKFSIDYILSAPDPLPILRPQPNIFDHTFHILDTQQRNLHLWSL; encoded by the exons ATGTTTGACCACTCTCAATACCCATATAATTGCTTCAACTATGATGGAGATGATTACCCAACCTGCAGCTCTGATGAAGAGAAGAAGTGCACCAGACCTGCCTATAG ctACATTGCATTGATCGCAATGGCAATTCAGCAAAGTCCTGATAGCAGAGTCACCCTGTCTGGGATTTATGATTTTATCATGAAGAAGTTTCCTTATTACCGCTCAAATCAGAGGGCATGGCAGAACTCCATAAGACATAACCTGTCTCTGAATAGCTGTTTTATAAAG GTTCCAAGAACGGAAGGAAATGAAAAGGGGAAGGGAAACTACTGGTCTTTTGCCTCTGGATGTGAGTCAATGCTTGACCTCTTTGAAAATGGTAATTATAAAAGGAGACGAAGAAGGAGGAATATGAAAAAATGCCAGAAGGACCGAAAGCAAATGCTGGCTAAAACTCTTCATTCTGGAGAATATACCATTATTGGGTCTTCAGAACATCTAGCACCTTGCCATGAACTCAGACCTGAACCAAGGACGCAAGGGGATTCAGATGGTTTATTTTCAACTGGCATCTCCAGCAGGCAGAGTCAAACAAGTTCTTCTGGCCTTGGAAAGGCAGATGAGATCAAATTTAGCATTGATTATATATTGTCTGCTCCAGATCCTTTACCCATTCTAAGGCCCCAACCTAACATTTTCGATCACACATTTCATATTCTGGACACTCAGCAACGAAATCTTCACCTATGGAGTCTATAG